From Xylanibacter oryzae DSM 17970, a single genomic window includes:
- the pssA gene encoding CDP-diacylglycerol--serine O-phosphatidyltransferase, with amino-acid sequence MANRITKIIPNTLTCCNLVSGCIATTFALAGASEKAFLFIVIGAIFDFFDGMSARLLGVSSPIGKELDSLADDVTFGVAPASMVFALLYTIEYPSALEFARPIMPYFAYIIAAFSALRLAKFNLDERQATSFIGLPTPANALFWASLITGTSLAEVGSSALIIVLALIVLCSYTLIAEIPMFALKFKQWKWKGNEIKYIFLITCIPLLLIFRLGGFAIIIAWYVVLSIITNSKKK; translated from the coding sequence ATGGCTAATCGCATTACTAAAATAATACCGAACACTCTTACCTGCTGCAATTTAGTTTCAGGATGTATTGCTACAACATTTGCACTTGCTGGAGCATCAGAAAAAGCATTCCTTTTTATTGTGATCGGTGCTATTTTTGATTTCTTTGATGGAATGAGTGCCCGACTGCTAGGTGTTTCTTCACCAATTGGAAAAGAGCTCGACTCATTAGCTGATGATGTAACCTTCGGGGTTGCCCCCGCATCTATGGTATTTGCACTTCTATATACAATAGAATATCCATCAGCATTAGAATTTGCACGTCCAATAATGCCATACTTTGCATATATAATAGCAGCATTCTCTGCTCTAAGGCTCGCAAAGTTTAACTTGGATGAAAGACAAGCCACATCATTTATAGGGCTGCCAACACCAGCAAATGCTTTATTCTGGGCATCACTGATAACAGGAACAAGTCTTGCAGAGGTTGGCTCATCAGCACTAATTATAGTTTTGGCGCTGATCGTATTATGCAGTTATACTCTAATTGCAGAGATTCCAATGTTTGCGTTAAAATTCAAACAATGGAAATGGAAAGGTAATGAAATAAAGTATATTTTCCTTATAACTTGCATACCATTGCTTCTAATATTTCGGCTTGGTGGATTTGCCATCATCATAGCTTGGTATGTCGTATTATCTATTATAACAAATAGTAAAAAGAAATAA
- the trxA gene encoding thioredoxin: protein MEVQITNENFESFKNGDKPLVIDFWATWCGPCRMIAPIISELAEEYDGKIVVGKCDVEESDELAAQFGIRTIPTILFFKGGEIVDKFVGASTKAKLDDKFKALL from the coding sequence ATGGAAGTACAGATTACAAATGAAAACTTTGAGAGTTTTAAAAACGGTGACAAACCTTTAGTCATTGATTTCTGGGCTACATGGTGTGGCCCATGTCGTATGATTGCCCCAATAATTTCAGAATTGGCAGAAGAGTATGACGGAAAAATCGTAGTCGGAAAATGTGACGTAGAAGAAAGTGATGAATTGGCAGCTCAGTTTGGAATACGTACAATTCCTACAATCCTGTTTTTCAAAGGCGGCGAGATCGTTGACAAATTTGTTGGAGCTTCAACAAAAGCGAAGTTGGATGACAAATTTAAAGCTCTTCTTTAA
- the dnaE gene encoding DNA polymerase III subunit alpha: protein MQDFVHLHVHTYYSILDGQASIPKLVDKAIANGMRGMAVTDHGNMMGIKEFYNYCKKKNSKLREEGKPEFVPILGCEMYVARRNKEDRVKDKGDQSGYHLIVLAKNSIGYHNLIKLVSRAWVDGFYMRPRTDRKDLETYHEGLIICTACIAGEVPSKILKGRLDEAREAVEWYHNLFGDDYYLELQRHEVKDPNIRANREAFPLQQKANRILIEFAKEYGIKLVCTNDSHFVDEENAEAHDRLLCLATGKDLNDEKRMLYSKQEWFKTKEEMNEVFADVPEALANTCEILDKVEQYSIDHAPIMPFFPIPKEFGTEEDVRKKFSKEQLFEEFTRDENGNVIMSHEEGEKKIKKLGGYDKIYRIKFEADYLSKLAYDGAKRRYGDPIPSEVSERVNFELHVMKTMGFPGYFLIVEDFINSARDELGVMVGPGRGSAAGSVVAYCLGITKIDPIKYDLLFERFLNPDRISLPDIDTDFDDDGRGKVLDWVTDKYGADKVAHIITYGTMATKLAIKDVARVEKLPLDISNHLCKQIPDKLPDGLKMNLTNAIKCVPELRQAEASSDLKLRETIRYAKMLEGNVRNTGIHACGTIICRDPISDWVPVSTAEDKADPGRKLLCTQYEGSVIEETGLIKMDFLGLKTLSILKEAVENIRISKGIEIDLDTIPIDDEETYQLYCEGRTIGTFQFESAGMQKYLRELHPSTFEDLIAMNALYRPGPMDYIPDFIDRKLGRKPVIYDIPCMEKYLKDTYGITVYQEQVMLLSRQLAGFTRGESDTLRKAMGKKLKEKLDHLHPKFIEGGQKNGYKKETLEKIWSDWEKFASYAFNKSHATCYSWVAYQTAYLKAHYPAEYMAAVMSRNLDNITEITKLMDECKAMGIETLGPDVNESRQKFSVNIHGAIRFGLAAVKGIGGSAATSIIEEREKNGPYTSIFDVVQRISLSSCNRKCFESMALSGGFDSFGIKREQYFGQNAKGDTFLDTLIRYGQLYQSEQSQAQNSLFGETNSVEIATPQVPEAESWSDIEKLNKERELVGIYLSAHPLDEYGFILTNLCNTHCSELADDKVELAKREQLTIGGIVTKVRSMFTKVSGKPCGFVTLEDFEGSGELALFGDDWLKWQGSLQNEYRVYITAKCQQRFRDSNSYELKIENIELLQDVKEKRVETITITMDVTKIDETMVHDLYTLINDHPGNTQIYFQIKDVESNSNVKLKSNKNKVDVVRDLLSYIKENPALDYSIN, encoded by the coding sequence ATGCAAGATTTTGTTCATTTACATGTACATACTTATTACTCGATTCTTGATGGTCAGGCCAGTATACCTAAATTGGTTGATAAGGCTATAGCAAATGGTATGAGAGGTATGGCTGTTACCGACCATGGAAACATGATGGGTATAAAAGAATTTTATAATTATTGTAAGAAAAAGAATTCGAAACTTAGAGAAGAAGGTAAGCCTGAATTTGTACCTATTTTGGGGTGCGAAATGTATGTGGCACGTCGCAATAAGGAGGATAGAGTTAAAGATAAAGGTGACCAGAGTGGTTATCACCTCATAGTTTTGGCAAAAAACTCTATAGGATATCACAATCTTATTAAATTGGTATCAAGAGCATGGGTGGATGGCTTTTATATGCGTCCGCGTACTGACCGTAAAGATTTGGAAACTTATCATGAAGGTCTAATTATTTGTACAGCATGTATAGCAGGCGAAGTGCCTTCAAAAATATTGAAGGGTAGACTAGATGAAGCTCGTGAGGCAGTGGAATGGTATCACAACTTGTTTGGCGATGACTACTATCTTGAATTGCAACGCCATGAAGTTAAAGATCCTAATATAAGGGCTAATCGTGAAGCATTTCCTTTGCAGCAAAAAGCGAATAGAATACTCATCGAATTTGCTAAAGAATACGGCATTAAATTGGTTTGTACTAATGATAGTCACTTCGTTGATGAAGAGAATGCCGAGGCTCATGACCGTCTATTGTGTCTTGCTACAGGAAAAGATCTCAATGATGAAAAACGAATGCTATATTCTAAGCAAGAGTGGTTTAAAACAAAAGAAGAAATGAATGAAGTATTTGCCGATGTACCTGAAGCATTGGCAAATACTTGTGAAATACTAGACAAAGTAGAACAATATTCAATAGATCATGCACCTATTATGCCATTCTTCCCCATTCCTAAAGAGTTTGGAACGGAAGAGGATGTTAGAAAAAAGTTTTCTAAGGAACAGCTTTTCGAAGAATTTACAAGGGATGAGAATGGTAATGTTATAATGTCGCATGAGGAAGGTGAAAAGAAAATAAAAAAGCTTGGAGGATATGATAAAATATATCGTATTAAGTTCGAAGCTGACTATCTTTCAAAACTTGCTTATGATGGTGCAAAAAGACGTTATGGAGATCCTATTCCGAGTGAAGTTTCTGAGCGTGTAAACTTTGAATTGCATGTCATGAAAACTATGGGTTTCCCCGGATATTTCCTTATTGTGGAGGATTTTATAAACTCAGCCCGTGATGAACTTGGTGTGATGGTTGGACCTGGTCGTGGTAGTGCGGCAGGATCTGTCGTGGCTTATTGTCTTGGAATAACTAAGATAGACCCGATAAAGTATGATTTGCTTTTTGAGCGTTTCTTAAACCCGGATCGTATATCCTTACCTGATATTGATACAGACTTCGATGATGATGGTCGTGGAAAAGTTCTTGATTGGGTGACTGATAAATATGGTGCTGACAAAGTGGCGCATATTATTACATATGGTACAATGGCTACAAAACTAGCCATAAAGGATGTTGCTCGTGTTGAGAAATTACCGTTGGACATATCAAACCACCTTTGCAAGCAGATTCCAGATAAGTTACCTGATGGTCTGAAAATGAACCTTACTAATGCGATTAAGTGTGTTCCTGAACTTAGGCAGGCTGAGGCTTCTTCTGATTTAAAGTTACGTGAGACTATCAGATATGCAAAAATGCTTGAGGGCAATGTACGAAATACAGGTATACATGCTTGTGGTACCATTATATGTAGAGATCCTATAAGCGATTGGGTTCCTGTATCTACAGCTGAAGATAAAGCTGACCCTGGACGTAAATTGCTTTGTACACAATATGAAGGTAGCGTAATTGAAGAAACAGGACTTATAAAGATGGACTTTTTGGGACTTAAGACTTTGTCTATCTTGAAAGAAGCCGTAGAAAATATAAGAATAAGTAAGGGCATTGAAATCGATTTGGATACAATACCGATTGACGATGAAGAGACATACCAACTTTATTGCGAGGGTCGTACGATAGGTACATTCCAATTTGAGTCTGCCGGTATGCAGAAGTACCTGCGTGAACTTCACCCTTCTACTTTCGAAGACCTTATAGCGATGAACGCCCTGTATCGTCCGGGACCAATGGATTATATACCAGACTTTATTGACCGTAAACTCGGTCGTAAGCCTGTAATATACGATATTCCCTGTATGGAGAAATATCTAAAAGATACTTATGGTATAACGGTCTATCAGGAGCAAGTCATGCTTCTTAGTCGCCAGTTAGCAGGATTCACTCGTGGTGAGAGTGATACACTTCGTAAGGCAATGGGTAAAAAGCTGAAAGAGAAGTTGGACCACTTGCATCCTAAATTTATTGAAGGTGGACAAAAAAATGGATATAAAAAAGAGACACTTGAAAAAATATGGTCAGACTGGGAAAAATTTGCATCTTATGCATTCAATAAGAGTCATGCCACCTGTTATTCTTGGGTAGCATACCAGACTGCATATCTTAAAGCACATTATCCTGCTGAATATATGGCCGCAGTAATGAGTCGAAATCTTGACAATATTACTGAAATAACAAAACTGATGGACGAGTGTAAGGCTATGGGAATAGAGACATTGGGACCTGATGTAAATGAGAGTCGACAAAAGTTTAGTGTTAATATCCATGGTGCTATTCGCTTTGGTTTAGCAGCTGTTAAAGGAATTGGCGGATCTGCAGCTACTTCAATTATAGAAGAACGTGAGAAAAATGGTCCTTATACTAGTATATTTGATGTGGTACAACGTATAAGTCTTTCTTCATGTAATAGAAAGTGTTTTGAGAGTATGGCATTAAGCGGAGGTTTTGATAGTTTTGGCATAAAACGTGAACAATATTTCGGGCAAAATGCAAAAGGAGATACATTCCTTGATACATTAATTCGTTATGGACAGTTGTATCAGTCAGAGCAGTCACAGGCTCAAAATTCATTGTTTGGTGAAACAAATTCTGTTGAAATAGCTACACCTCAAGTTCCTGAAGCTGAATCATGGAGTGATATTGAAAAACTAAATAAGGAACGTGAACTCGTCGGTATTTATCTGTCTGCACATCCTCTTGATGAATATGGTTTTATACTGACTAATCTTTGCAATACTCATTGCTCAGAGTTAGCAGATGATAAAGTAGAACTAGCCAAACGCGAGCAACTTACGATAGGAGGTATTGTTACTAAGGTTAGATCCATGTTTACAAAGGTAAGTGGCAAACCATGTGGATTTGTTACATTAGAAGATTTTGAAGGGTCTGGAGAACTTGCTCTATTCGGAGACGATTGGTTGAAGTGGCAGGGCTCTCTTCAAAATGAGTATCGTGTATATATAACTGCAAAATGTCAGCAACGTTTCCGCGATAGTAATTCTTATGAACTTAAGATAGAAAATATAGAATTATTACAAGATGTAAAGGAAAAAAGGGTAGAGACTATAACAATCACGATGGATGTTACAAAGATAGATGAGACTATGGTTCATGATTTATATACACTCATCAATGACCATCCCGGTAATACCCAAATTTATTTTCAGATTAAAGATGTTGAAAGCAACAGCAATGTAAAATTGAAGAGTAACAAAAACAAAGTGGATGTAGTACGTGATTTACTATCTTATATAAAGGAAAACCCGGCGCTAGATTATTCTATCAATTAA
- a CDS encoding phosphatidylserine decarboxylase family protein, whose amino-acid sequence MGERIKKLKKIRLHREGTDTLIYGLFSIVAIAVILWRSFESTIPFWCFLVICGVVYGIVVNFYRCPIRYFNGETDNIVVAPADGKVVVIEEVEENEYFHDKRLMISIFMSLFNVHANWFPVDGKVKFVHHQDGNYHKAWLPKASEENERADTMIETADGTEVLCRQIAGAMARRIVTYAKEGEECYIDEHLGFIKLGSRVDVFLPIGTEVCVKMGQCTTGDLTVLAKLK is encoded by the coding sequence ATGGGAGAACGAATAAAAAAACTTAAGAAAATACGCTTGCACCGCGAAGGAACTGATACTCTAATCTACGGATTATTTTCCATAGTTGCCATCGCAGTGATTCTATGGCGTTCTTTCGAATCAACAATACCTTTTTGGTGTTTTTTAGTGATATGTGGAGTAGTTTACGGCATCGTTGTAAACTTCTACAGATGTCCAATACGCTATTTTAATGGTGAGACTGACAATATTGTCGTTGCGCCTGCTGATGGTAAAGTCGTAGTTATCGAGGAAGTCGAAGAAAATGAATATTTTCATGACAAGCGATTGATGATTTCTATCTTCATGAGTTTATTTAATGTACATGCCAATTGGTTTCCAGTTGATGGTAAGGTAAAGTTTGTCCATCATCAAGACGGTAACTATCATAAAGCGTGGTTACCAAAAGCAAGTGAAGAAAACGAACGAGCTGACACAATGATAGAGACGGCAGATGGAACAGAAGTTTTATGCCGCCAGATAGCAGGAGCCATGGCACGCCGTATAGTAACATATGCTAAGGAAGGTGAAGAATGCTATATAGATGAGCATTTAGGATTTATAAAGTTAGGATCTCGCGTTGACGTATTCTTGCCTATTGGCACAGAAGTATGTGTAAAGATGGGACAATGTACTACTGGAGACCTAACTGTTTTAGCAAAATTAAAATAA